A window of Littorina saxatilis isolate snail1 linkage group LG7, US_GU_Lsax_2.0, whole genome shotgun sequence contains these coding sequences:
- the LOC138970324 gene encoding carbohydrate sulfotransferase 13-like, with protein sequence MLAPILRRLRWRRMSLWLLAMAIVGCLGFLIFTNQVPVLDEDPLSLKTKLKEAAKAFSWGSDDDHQPPPQSPQPQPTSLQAFQNRSQGVRDACSAKSGSAAQGQPPFPYHSLYVRSMSFCALPKTGTTFWKWILYYVDKNMTGPLLSHDYGDIHKLTRYMEKADRLPPSDGFKNIVFVREPYARLFSAYVDKLFKPRWENWQRLAQPAMAYARPGASFINRRCSHNVTFSEFVRFFIHGEMDRDARVKRNEHFVPISHQCNFCGVEYDFIGRQERFAEDTLGILRQLNRSDILTFSALDEHYEVYFMDALIKYNFEHELKKISATFRCMSAEEILRRLWKAVQIRGTLSAEEFFPLARSDIKGMTLEGFLLMAHLAYNRSASDKDRQHNTAQALFEAYSTVPLHDRQLLRQIFDDDFKFFGYEPNHPLVFPPEDEFDLPYYRYFDIYDSFLYTSIV encoded by the exons ACGAAGATCCTCTGTCGCTCAAAACCAAACTGAAGGAAGCAGCCAAAGCCTTTTCATGGGGCTCAGACGACGAtcaccaaccaccaccacaatcACCACAGCCACAACCCACCTCCCTCCAAGCCTTCCAGAATCGGAGCCAGGGAGTGAGGGACGCCTGCTCTGCCAAATCTGGTAGCGCCGCTCAGGGGCAGCCGCCTTTCCCGTACCATAGTCTGTATGTAAGGTCCATGTCTTTCTGCGCACTGCCCAAGACAGGCACGACCTTCTGGAAATGGATCCTGTATTACGTGGATAAGAACATGACGGGGCCGCTGCTGTCGCACGATTATGGTGACATACACAAGCTCACCAGATACATGGAGAAAGCTGACAG GTTACCGCCAAGTGACGGGTTCAAAAACATCGTGTTCGTGCGCGAGCCCTACGCGCGCCTCTTCTCCGCCTACGTGGACAAGCTCTTCAAGCCTCGCTGGGAGAACTGGCAGCGTCTGGCCCAGCCCGCCATGGCCTACGCTCGTCCCGGAGCATCCTTCATCAACAGACGGTGCTCGCACAACGTCACCTTCTCCGAGTTCGTCCGCTTCTTTATCCACGGTGAGATGGACCGCGACGCTCGGGTGAAGCGAAATGAACATTTCGTGCCCATCTCTCACCAATGCAACTTCTGCGGCGTCGAGTACGACTTCATTGGGCGGCAGGAGCGATTCGCTGAGGACACCTTGGGAATTCTTCGGCAGCTGAACCGTTCGGACATCTTGACTTTCTCTGCCTTGGACGAGCACTACGAGGTGTACTTCATGGACGCGTTGATCAAGTACAACTTTGAGCACGAGCTGAAGAAGATAAGCGCCACGTTCCGCTGCATGTCCGCCGAGGAGATCCTCAGACGCTTGTGGAAGGCCGTTCAGATCCGCGGCACGCTAAGCGCGGAGGAGTTCTTTCCCTTGGCTCGCAGCGACATCAAGGGAATGACCTTAGAAGGGTTTTTGCTGATGGCTCACCTCGCCTACAATCGTTCTGCTAGCGACAAGGACAGACAACACAACACGGCGCAAGCCTTGTTTGAGGCCTACAGTACTGTCCCTTTACACGATCGGCAGCTGCTAAGGCAGATTTTTGATGATGATTTTAAGTTTTTCGGCTACGAGCCCAACCACCCCTTAGTGTTCCCGCCCGAGGATGAGTTCGACTTGCCGTACTATAGATATTTTGACATTTATGATTCCTTCTTGTACACTAGTATTGTGTGA